From Sulfurospirillum tamanense:
AGCATGTAGGCTTTGGGAAGAAGTTAAAAACCCTGCGAGGGCAAGGATAAGGTGCAAAAAAACCTTAGGCAATGGGGTCATGGAATTCCTTGGGGTGAAAAACTTACCCCCTGCAAAAAAGAAGGGGGCATGCAATTTAGCAAACAAGGGTTTTAAAAGGTTCGGTATGCTTAATAATTTCCAATCCAAACCCACCAATCCCCACAAACTCTTTTGCACCACTCGTGCTCAAAAGTTCTATTTTTGAAATGCCCATTTTTTTCACAATCTGTGCCCCAATACCGTATTCTCGCATTTGACGCATGTTTTGAGCGCCACCTTCCATAAACACGACAACACCGCCGTATTTTTGTACATACGCAACACTCCGCAAAAGATTTACGCGCCTTTCATCGTTTTCTAGCAATGCTATATCGGAGGCTATGGTGTGAAATTTCACAGCCATATACTCCTTTGGCTCACCAAAAGCATAGACCGTGTGGTGATTGTCAAAATGGTCCAAAAAATCCACCTTTCGCGCCAAAGAACCCATGAACTCTACCTGCGATTCGCACACACGGCGGATGAGCGACTCGTGCATCATGCGGTACTCCACAAGATCAGAAATATAGACAATATTTAGCCCGTACCTATCGCAAAAAATATCCAAATCCGGGCGCCTTGCCATGTTGCCATCTTCTTTCATGATTTCACAAATCACCGCGGATTCTCTGAGCCCTGCCAGGGCACACAAATCAACTGATCCTTCGGTATGTCCTATCCGCGCCAAGACACCG
This genomic window contains:
- a CDS encoding bifunctional 3,4-dihydroxy-2-butanone 4-phosphate synthase/GTP cyclohydrolase II, yielding MNAILNDQKSLQALKRVNQAIEDIKQGKMVVMMDDEDRENEGDLVYAAQLSTPEKVNFMASHAKGLICVSVSKAIAKRLALVPMVKENDSSYETAFTISVDAKSAATGISAFERDMTIKILADAHSKPTELVRPGHIFPLIAKEGGVLARIGHTEGSVDLCALAGLRESAVICEIMKEDGNMARRPDLDIFCDRYGLNIVYISDLVEYRMMHESLIRRVCESQVEFMGSLARKVDFLDHFDNHHTVYAFGEPKEYMAVKFHTIASDIALLENDERRVNLLRSVAYVQKYGGVVVFMEGGAQNMRQMREYGIGAQIVKKMGISKIELLSTSGAKEFVGIGGFGLEIIKHTEPFKTLVC